One Corallococcus silvisoli DNA window includes the following coding sequences:
- the trpB gene encoding tryptophan synthase subunit beta — translation MTTDTAVGRFGRYGGRYVPETLVPALLELEEAYAKAQQDTGFGDEVTRVLREFVGRPTTLTPAHRLTESWGGAQVWLKREDLAHTGAHKINNTVGQVLLARRMGKKRIIAETGAGQHGVATATACALFGLPCEVFMGALDVERQALNVFRMRALGAVVRPVESGSRTLKDAMNEAMRVWVSQVQDTYYVIGSAAGPHPYPTIVRDFQSVIGREIRAQTLAALGRLPDAIIACVGGGSNAIGALHPFIPDTAVRLVGVEAAGHGLQSGQHGASLTLGTEGVLHGSRSLVLQDEHGQIQEAHSISAGLDYPGVGPELAHLAKTGRMEVRTATDDEALAAFYEVARTEGILPALETSHAFAAARSLARDMGKGQHLIINCSGRGDKDVATISARGVPPATGVKS, via the coding sequence ATGACGACGGACACTGCCGTGGGCCGCTTCGGCCGCTACGGCGGACGCTATGTGCCGGAGACCCTGGTCCCGGCGCTGCTGGAGCTGGAAGAGGCCTACGCGAAGGCGCAGCAGGACACCGGCTTCGGAGACGAAGTCACCCGCGTGCTGCGCGAGTTCGTGGGGCGGCCCACGACGCTGACGCCCGCGCACCGCCTCACCGAATCCTGGGGCGGCGCCCAGGTGTGGCTCAAGCGCGAGGACCTGGCCCATACGGGCGCGCACAAGATCAACAACACCGTGGGCCAGGTGCTGCTCGCCCGGCGCATGGGCAAGAAGCGCATCATCGCGGAGACAGGCGCGGGCCAGCACGGCGTGGCCACCGCCACCGCGTGCGCGCTCTTCGGCCTGCCGTGCGAGGTGTTCATGGGCGCGCTGGACGTGGAGCGGCAGGCGCTCAACGTCTTCCGCATGCGCGCGCTGGGGGCGGTGGTGCGGCCGGTGGAGTCCGGCTCACGCACGCTCAAGGACGCGATGAACGAGGCCATGCGCGTCTGGGTGTCGCAGGTGCAGGACACCTACTACGTCATCGGCAGCGCGGCGGGTCCCCACCCCTACCCCACCATCGTGCGCGACTTCCAATCCGTCATCGGCCGGGAGATTCGCGCCCAGACGCTCGCCGCGCTGGGCCGGCTGCCGGACGCCATCATCGCGTGCGTGGGCGGCGGCTCCAACGCCATCGGCGCGCTCCACCCCTTCATCCCGGACACCGCGGTGCGGCTGGTGGGCGTGGAAGCGGCGGGCCACGGCCTCCAGTCCGGCCAGCACGGCGCGTCGCTGACCCTGGGCACGGAGGGCGTGCTGCACGGCTCGCGCTCCCTGGTCCTCCAGGACGAGCACGGCCAGATTCAAGAGGCGCACAGCATCTCCGCGGGCCTGGACTACCCGGGCGTGGGGCCGGAGCTGGCGCACCTGGCGAAGACGGGGCGCATGGAGGTGCGCACCGCGACGGACGACGAGGCCCTGGCCGCCTTCTACGAAGTCGCGCGCACGGAGGGCATCCTCCCCGCGCTGGAGACATCGCATGCGTTCGCGGCGGCGCGCTCCCTGGCCCGTGACATGGGCAAGGGTCAACACTTGATCATCAACTGCTCGGGCCGAGGCGACAAGGACGTGGCGACCATCTCCGCGCGGGGTGTGCCTCCGGCGACGGGGGTGAAGTCATGA
- a CDS encoding CPBP family intramembrane glutamic endopeptidase, whose translation MSVSSVAPPAPEGAAQTAWRAVAIGGVLAWTALVHAHPPRFFTVASAFCALWLAVTWRAMGPWRRPPPTLSLLDAAWGGAQGVVLYVGARVFLWAFCGGFTDALCEPLHAVYSTFGTGSPGMALALVLLLVPAEELFWRGWVQGALRPRLGRWGAVAGSAVASSLVLLGFGEPLLALAALPTSLAWGALAEWRRTPLASWLSHALWDVLIVVVWPAT comes from the coding sequence ATGAGCGTCTCTTCCGTTGCACCGCCGGCTCCGGAGGGCGCGGCCCAGACCGCGTGGCGGGCCGTGGCCATCGGTGGCGTGCTGGCCTGGACGGCGCTGGTGCACGCGCATCCGCCCCGCTTCTTCACCGTCGCTTCCGCGTTCTGCGCCCTCTGGCTCGCGGTGACGTGGCGGGCGATGGGGCCCTGGCGCAGGCCGCCTCCCACGCTGTCGCTTTTGGATGCGGCGTGGGGCGGGGCGCAGGGCGTGGTGCTGTACGTGGGCGCGCGGGTCTTCCTGTGGGCCTTCTGCGGCGGCTTCACCGACGCGCTCTGCGAGCCCCTGCACGCGGTCTATTCGACGTTCGGAACGGGGTCTCCGGGCATGGCCCTGGCCCTGGTGCTGCTGCTCGTCCCCGCGGAGGAGTTGTTCTGGCGGGGCTGGGTGCAGGGCGCGCTGCGTCCCCGCCTGGGCCGGTGGGGGGCGGTCGCCGGGTCGGCGGTGGCGTCCAGCCTGGTGCTGCTGGGCTTCGGGGAGCCGCTGCTGGCGCTGGCCGCGCTGCCCACGTCGCTCGCCTGGGGAGCGCTGGCCGAGTGGCGCCGGACGCCGCTGGCGTCATGGTTGAGCCATGCACTGTGGGACGTGCTCATCGTCGTGGTGTGGCCCGCGACGTGA
- the aroF gene encoding 3-deoxy-7-phosphoheptulonate synthase, whose amino-acid sequence MLIVMRPDATAQDIERVNDEIRRRGWHPHAIPGGSRTAIGITGNPGAVEPEPFRVLPGVADAVSISQPFKLVSREVKPEDSLVRVGDLTIGGAAIHVIAGPCSVESREQIISTAQAVKKAGATMLRGGAFKPRTSPYEFQGLKGDGLQLLAEARQETGLLVTTEVKDTATLASVAEHTDILQIGARNMQNFSLLEAVGETRKPVLLKRGISATIKELLMAAEYIVARGNTQVILCERGIRTFENMTRNTLDLNAVPMLKALTHLPVFVDPSHGIGVRKAVPAMMRAAIAAGADGIIVEVHPDPPRAKSDGFQSLDFSEFEKAMGEVRAIAQAMGREVVRLG is encoded by the coding sequence ATGTTGATCGTGATGCGACCCGACGCGACGGCCCAGGACATCGAGCGTGTGAACGACGAGATCCGCCGCCGTGGCTGGCATCCTCACGCGATCCCTGGAGGCTCCCGCACCGCCATCGGCATCACCGGCAACCCGGGCGCGGTGGAGCCCGAACCCTTCCGCGTGCTGCCCGGCGTCGCGGACGCGGTCTCCATCTCCCAGCCGTTCAAGCTGGTCAGCCGTGAGGTGAAGCCCGAGGACAGCCTGGTGCGCGTGGGCGACCTCACCATTGGTGGCGCCGCCATCCACGTCATCGCGGGCCCCTGTTCAGTGGAGTCGCGCGAGCAGATCATCTCCACCGCCCAGGCGGTGAAGAAGGCCGGCGCGACCATGTTGCGCGGCGGCGCGTTCAAGCCGCGCACCAGCCCCTATGAGTTCCAGGGCCTCAAGGGCGACGGCCTCCAGCTGTTGGCGGAGGCACGCCAGGAGACGGGCCTGCTCGTCACCACGGAGGTGAAGGACACGGCGACGCTGGCCTCCGTCGCGGAGCACACCGACATCCTGCAGATTGGCGCGCGCAACATGCAGAACTTCAGCCTGCTGGAGGCGGTGGGCGAGACGCGCAAGCCCGTCCTGCTCAAGCGCGGCATCAGCGCCACCATCAAGGAGCTCCTGATGGCGGCCGAGTACATCGTCGCGCGGGGCAACACGCAGGTCATCCTCTGCGAGCGTGGCATCCGCACGTTCGAGAACATGACCCGCAACACGCTGGACCTGAACGCGGTGCCCATGCTCAAGGCGCTGACGCACCTGCCCGTCTTCGTGGACCCCTCGCACGGCATCGGCGTGCGCAAGGCGGTGCCGGCGATGATGCGGGCGGCGATCGCCGCGGGCGCCGACGGCATCATCGTCGAGGTGCACCCGGATCCGCCGCGCGCGAAGTCGGACGGCTTCCAGTCGCTGGACTTCTCCGAGTTCGAGAAGGCCATGGGCGAGGTGCGTGCCATCGCGCAGGCGATGGGACGCGAAGTGGTCCGGCTGGGATAG
- a CDS encoding NAD(P)/FAD-dependent oxidoreductase — MAKRPGVIVVGGGLAGLACANALLEARVDAHVLEAAEAPGGRVRTDSYEGFLLDRGFQVYLTAYPEGQRVLDLQALSLHRFIPGAKVWRGGRLHTVADPLRHPVAAVSHLFDAVGGLADKLRVLELRQHATSGELEDVWQRPQQDSLRFLRDLGFSDEMLDAFLRPFFGGIFLERQLTTSSRMLEFVFRMFSQGHAAVPERGMEAIPAQLAAKLPSGALRMRVRVAEVWGHRVRLSDGEMLHSDAVVVATDPGTAASLLVGMPSPVMNPATCLYFAAPEPPVEGPWLTLNGDGQGPVNSVAVMSEVSPAYAPQGQSLVSVSVVDDDGDAESLEARVRAQLAEWFGAAVPAWRHLRTYAIAQALPAQPPAVLGEPHRPVRLSAGLYVCGDHRENASINGALMSGRRAAEAVLQDLGR, encoded by the coding sequence ATGGCGAAGCGGCCCGGGGTCATCGTCGTGGGGGGAGGGCTCGCGGGTCTGGCGTGCGCGAACGCCCTCCTCGAGGCGCGCGTGGATGCGCACGTGCTCGAAGCAGCGGAGGCGCCGGGCGGCCGGGTGCGCACCGACTCTTACGAGGGCTTCCTGTTGGACCGGGGCTTCCAGGTGTACCTCACGGCCTACCCGGAGGGGCAGCGGGTGTTGGACCTCCAGGCCCTGTCACTCCACCGTTTCATCCCGGGCGCCAAGGTGTGGCGGGGTGGGCGGCTGCACACGGTGGCGGACCCATTGCGGCATCCGGTGGCGGCGGTGTCGCATCTGTTCGACGCGGTGGGGGGACTGGCGGACAAGCTGCGGGTGCTGGAGCTGCGTCAGCACGCCACGTCGGGTGAGCTGGAGGACGTGTGGCAGCGGCCCCAGCAGGACTCGCTGCGCTTCCTGCGCGACCTGGGCTTCTCCGACGAGATGCTGGACGCGTTCTTGCGGCCCTTCTTCGGCGGCATCTTCCTGGAGCGACAGCTGACGACGTCCAGCCGGATGCTGGAGTTCGTGTTCCGGATGTTCTCCCAGGGGCACGCGGCGGTGCCGGAGCGGGGCATGGAGGCCATCCCGGCGCAGCTGGCGGCGAAGCTGCCGTCGGGGGCGCTGCGGATGCGCGTGCGGGTGGCGGAGGTGTGGGGCCACCGGGTGCGGCTGTCGGACGGGGAGATGCTGCACTCGGATGCCGTCGTCGTGGCGACGGATCCCGGCACGGCCGCGTCGCTGCTCGTGGGCATGCCGTCCCCCGTGATGAACCCGGCGACGTGTCTGTACTTCGCTGCGCCGGAGCCGCCAGTGGAGGGGCCCTGGCTCACGCTCAACGGCGACGGGCAGGGCCCGGTGAACAGCGTGGCGGTGATGAGCGAGGTGTCCCCCGCCTACGCACCCCAGGGGCAGTCCCTGGTGTCCGTGTCGGTGGTGGATGACGACGGCGACGCCGAGTCCTTGGAGGCGCGCGTGCGCGCGCAGCTCGCGGAGTGGTTCGGCGCGGCGGTGCCCGCATGGCGGCACCTGCGCACGTATGCCATCGCGCAGGCCCTGCCCGCGCAGCCGCCCGCGGTGCTGGGGGAGCCGCACCGGCCCGTGCGCCTGTCCGCGGGGCTCTACGTGTGCGGCGACCATCGCGAGAACGCCTCCATCAATGGAGCGCTCATGTCGGGGCGCCGCGCGGCGGAGGCGGTGTTGCAGGACCTGGGACGGTAG
- a CDS encoding phosphoribosylanthranilate isomerase has product MNVTVKVCGVTRLEDARGVWAAGADAMGLNFHPGSPRFVDLSTAAALSRTRPPLGAVVGVFVNAKPDDIRLRVRECGLTAVQLHGDEPPEACSGYGVPVIKALRVRGPEDVARARAYVGVGDVAGLLLDGAAPGYGGGGVTFDWSLVKQLGDCGAPVLVAGGLKPSNVAEAVMATRPYGVDVASGVESAPGIKDLDAVRAFVRTVRSLNLWS; this is encoded by the coding sequence GTGAACGTCACCGTCAAGGTCTGCGGCGTGACGCGCCTCGAGGATGCTCGGGGCGTCTGGGCCGCGGGCGCGGACGCGATGGGGCTCAACTTCCATCCGGGCTCGCCCCGCTTCGTGGACCTGTCCACGGCGGCGGCGCTGTCGCGCACGCGGCCTCCGCTGGGCGCGGTGGTCGGCGTGTTCGTCAACGCGAAGCCGGACGACATCCGCCTTCGTGTGCGCGAGTGCGGCCTCACCGCCGTGCAGCTCCACGGCGACGAGCCGCCCGAGGCCTGCTCTGGCTACGGCGTGCCCGTCATCAAGGCGCTGCGCGTACGCGGGCCCGAGGACGTGGCCCGGGCCCGCGCCTACGTCGGCGTGGGCGACGTCGCGGGGCTGCTCCTGGACGGCGCGGCCCCAGGCTACGGCGGTGGCGGCGTCACCTTCGACTGGTCGCTGGTGAAGCAGCTGGGAGACTGCGGCGCACCCGTGCTGGTCGCCGGCGGCCTCAAGCCCTCGAACGTGGCCGAGGCCGTGATGGCCACCCGGCCCTACGGCGTGGATGTCGCCAGCGGCGTGGAGTCCGCCCCTGGCATCAAGGACCTGGATGCGGTGCGCGCCTTCGTGCGCACCGTCCGGTCCCTCAACCTCTGGAGTTAG
- a CDS encoding S8 family serine peptidase, which produces MFRRLALLGLLGLVACTGDSNDDDDTTSTKGTVTGTLQPFQAGSAAALSAPSSLDAFFSLPGAKSLSRKVADALAARGVWRTGIPSKPLTQQSSLMPGEIIVRFDTPDLSAEEAVARARVAGYHVVHQAFLSDTQHLLRFEVSQPQAMASGTPNVRALTEAEHVRVLQQVQAVEGVRYAESNLRVRPLAVPNDPLYSRQWHYANMNLPAAWDLGTGSPSIVVAVVDTGITKHPDLNSRILPGIDLISNPASAGDGDGVDSDPTDQGKDLPNGGSSYHGTHVAGTIGALSNNGVGVAGVTWSGQNILPVRVLGTQGGTLADIIAGVTWASGGNVTGVRLNTTPARVINMSLGGNGSPSQAFQEAIDQAVARKAILVVAAGNENENTSNSFPCNQQNVICVGAVRFNGKRASYSNFGAQVDVMATGGQTSEDRNGDGFPDGVLSTLPNSSNQPSYDWYQGTSMATPHVAGIVALMLAQNAALSSADVENILKDTADATSKCSEGCGAGLVDAYAAVLRAKGGGDPTRPPKLAISTTQLAFTGAASQALTVRNNGGGTLQVSVAVSGANASAVSVSNSTLSIPAYKSATLNVSVNPGSLAVGTYLAQVDLTGASGAGSAQVLVKFRVGATETKDAVLAFAYLDAAGEVQIDDDGIGTVSAAGGYNYSTKITARDYLVLACIDDTGEGDYFDDGDRVGFWRDTTQVETVTVTKGQTTSGISFTLVPYQADQDEHPNTTIGQPCTSSSQCGTNGLCATGSYFPGGYCTQSCLSASCPSGSACYSSTDGTSAYCFASCTPPSSGSAQGTCRAGYVCSDDGAGKGVCLTP; this is translated from the coding sequence ATGTTCCGCCGCCTTGCCCTCTTGGGGTTGCTCGGTCTCGTGGCCTGTACCGGCGACAGCAATGATGATGACGACACCACCTCGACGAAGGGGACCGTCACCGGCACCCTCCAGCCGTTCCAGGCCGGGTCCGCCGCCGCGTTGAGCGCGCCCTCGTCGCTGGATGCCTTCTTCTCCCTGCCGGGGGCGAAGAGCCTGTCTCGGAAGGTCGCCGACGCGCTCGCCGCTCGCGGCGTGTGGCGCACGGGCATCCCGTCCAAGCCCCTGACGCAGCAGTCGTCGCTGATGCCCGGGGAGATCATCGTCCGCTTCGACACGCCCGACCTGTCCGCGGAGGAGGCCGTCGCGCGGGCGCGCGTCGCCGGCTACCACGTCGTGCACCAGGCCTTCCTGAGCGACACCCAGCACCTGCTGCGCTTCGAGGTCAGCCAGCCCCAGGCGATGGCCAGCGGCACGCCCAACGTGCGCGCGCTCACCGAGGCGGAGCACGTGCGCGTGCTCCAGCAGGTCCAGGCCGTGGAGGGCGTGCGGTACGCGGAGAGCAACCTGCGCGTGCGGCCGCTCGCGGTGCCCAATGATCCGCTCTACTCGCGGCAGTGGCACTACGCGAACATGAACCTGCCGGCGGCCTGGGACCTGGGCACGGGCAGCCCGTCCATCGTCGTGGCGGTGGTGGACACCGGCATCACGAAGCACCCGGACCTGAACTCGCGCATCCTCCCGGGCATCGACCTCATCTCCAACCCCGCCTCCGCGGGCGACGGCGACGGCGTGGACTCCGACCCGACGGACCAGGGCAAGGACCTGCCCAACGGCGGCTCGTCGTACCACGGCACGCACGTGGCCGGGACCATTGGCGCGCTGTCCAACAATGGCGTGGGCGTGGCGGGCGTCACCTGGAGCGGCCAGAACATCCTGCCGGTGCGCGTGCTGGGAACCCAGGGCGGCACGCTGGCGGACATCATCGCGGGCGTCACCTGGGCGAGCGGCGGCAACGTCACCGGCGTGCGGCTGAACACCACGCCCGCGCGGGTCATCAACATGAGCCTGGGCGGCAACGGCAGCCCGTCGCAGGCGTTCCAGGAGGCCATCGACCAGGCCGTGGCGCGCAAGGCCATCCTCGTGGTGGCCGCGGGCAACGAGAACGAGAACACCTCCAACAGCTTCCCGTGCAACCAGCAGAACGTCATCTGCGTGGGCGCGGTGCGCTTCAACGGCAAGCGCGCCAGCTACTCCAACTTCGGCGCGCAGGTGGACGTCATGGCCACCGGCGGCCAGACGAGCGAGGACCGCAACGGAGACGGCTTCCCGGACGGCGTGCTGTCCACCCTGCCCAACAGCAGCAACCAGCCTTCGTATGACTGGTACCAGGGCACCAGCATGGCCACCCCGCACGTCGCGGGCATCGTCGCGCTGATGCTGGCGCAGAACGCCGCGCTCTCGTCGGCGGACGTGGAGAACATCCTGAAGGACACCGCGGACGCGACGAGCAAGTGCTCCGAGGGCTGCGGCGCGGGCCTGGTGGACGCGTACGCCGCGGTGCTGCGCGCCAAGGGCGGCGGGGATCCGACGCGGCCCCCGAAGCTCGCCATCAGCACCACGCAGCTGGCCTTCACCGGGGCGGCCTCCCAGGCGCTGACGGTGCGCAACAACGGCGGTGGCACGCTGCAGGTGAGCGTCGCCGTCTCCGGCGCCAACGCCTCCGCGGTGTCCGTGTCCAACAGCACGCTGTCCATCCCCGCGTACAAGTCCGCGACGCTGAACGTGAGCGTCAATCCGGGCTCGCTGGCGGTGGGCACCTACCTGGCGCAGGTGGACCTCACCGGCGCTTCGGGCGCGGGCTCCGCGCAGGTGCTGGTGAAGTTCCGCGTGGGCGCCACCGAGACGAAGGACGCGGTCCTCGCGTTCGCCTACCTGGATGCCGCGGGCGAGGTGCAGATCGACGACGACGGCATCGGCACGGTGTCCGCGGCCGGCGGGTACAACTACAGCACGAAGATCACCGCGCGCGACTACCTGGTGCTGGCGTGCATCGACGACACCGGCGAAGGCGACTACTTCGACGACGGCGACCGCGTGGGCTTCTGGCGCGACACCACCCAGGTGGAGACCGTGACCGTCACCAAGGGCCAGACGACCAGCGGCATCAGCTTCACGCTGGTCCCCTACCAGGCGGACCAGGACGAGCATCCCAACACGACCATCGGGCAGCCCTGCACCAGCAGCAGCCAGTGCGGCACCAATGGCCTGTGCGCGACGGGGAGCTACTTCCCGGGGGGCTACTGCACCCAGAGCTGCCTGTCCGCGAGCTGCCCGTCGGGTTCGGCCTGCTACAGCAGCACCGACGGTACCAGCGCCTATTGCTTCGCGTCCTGCACGCCGCCGTCCTCTGGCAGCGCCCAGGGCACGTGCCGCGCGGGCTACGTGTGCAGCGACGACGGCGCGGGCAAGGGCGTGTGCCTGACGCCGTGA
- a CDS encoding indole-3-glycerol phosphate synthase TrpC, which produces MTASSNTATAEAPGTLDVIMARKRRELGTRPAPAHGSHPPTRDFAQALVRRVPGTPVNVIAEVKRKSPSGGAFPHADVVAVARAYEAAGACAISVLTDGPDFGGSLEDLVAVRTAVGIPVLRKDFLVAASEVEESAAWGADAVLLIADALEDSLLREMVAAAKQVRVAALVEAHTEAHAERALAAGASIIGLNNRNLATLKTDTGTALRVMPALRSRSTALVAESGLKHLMDLTAARDAGADAVLVGESLLRDADPGRALRRLLGLEGGGA; this is translated from the coding sequence ATGACGGCCTCCTCAAACACCGCCACGGCGGAAGCCCCCGGCACGCTGGACGTCATCATGGCGCGCAAGCGCCGGGAGCTGGGAACCCGCCCTGCCCCCGCGCACGGCTCGCATCCCCCCACGCGGGACTTCGCGCAGGCACTGGTGCGCCGCGTCCCCGGGACCCCTGTCAACGTCATCGCGGAGGTGAAGCGCAAGAGCCCATCGGGCGGCGCCTTCCCTCACGCGGACGTGGTCGCGGTGGCCCGGGCCTATGAAGCCGCGGGCGCCTGCGCCATCAGCGTGCTCACCGATGGGCCGGACTTCGGCGGCAGCCTGGAGGACCTCGTCGCGGTCCGGACCGCCGTCGGCATCCCCGTCCTGCGCAAGGACTTCCTTGTCGCCGCCAGCGAAGTAGAGGAGAGCGCGGCCTGGGGCGCGGACGCGGTGCTGCTCATCGCGGACGCGCTCGAGGACTCCCTCCTGCGCGAAATGGTCGCCGCGGCGAAGCAGGTGCGAGTGGCCGCTCTCGTGGAAGCCCACACGGAGGCGCACGCCGAGCGCGCGCTCGCCGCGGGCGCCTCCATCATCGGCCTCAACAACCGCAACCTCGCCACGCTGAAGACGGACACCGGCACTGCGCTCCGGGTGATGCCCGCGCTGCGCTCCCGCTCCACCGCGCTGGTGGCGGAGAGCGGCCTCAAGCACCTGATGGACCTCACCGCCGCACGCGACGCGGGCGCCGACGCCGTCCTCGTGGGCGAATCGCTCCTGCGCGACGCGGATCCAGGCCGTGCCCTGCGCCGGCTGCTCGGCCTGGAAGGCGGCGGCGCGTGA
- the trpD gene encoding anthranilate phosphoribosyltransferase — MTLKEALGRVVGRRDLSREEMASVMGQMLAGEASAAQVGALAAALRMKGETEDEILGAAEAMRACAAKISPQAEVVLDTCGTGGDGAHTFNISTAVAFVAAGAGVTVAKHGNRAVSSRCGSADVLAVLGVSMERAHAQVARDIDEHGVGFLFAPSHHSALRHVAQARRDLGFHSVFNLLGPLTNPAGARYQLLGTFDQQRVEQTARVLGRLGSRRAWVVHGHDGLDEISPCAPTEVAELCADGTVRRFTVTPEDAGLSTVARESIAGGDAEENARRLRALLAGERDGVRTAVLLNAAAALLIVGLVDTLKDGVKRAEHAIDSGAAEQKLTALIQKAAA, encoded by the coding sequence ATGACCCTCAAGGAAGCGCTGGGCAGGGTGGTGGGCCGGCGCGACCTCTCCCGCGAGGAGATGGCCTCCGTGATGGGCCAGATGCTCGCGGGCGAGGCATCCGCCGCGCAGGTAGGCGCGCTGGCGGCGGCGCTGCGCATGAAGGGGGAGACCGAGGACGAGATCCTCGGCGCGGCGGAGGCCATGCGGGCCTGCGCGGCGAAGATTTCTCCCCAGGCGGAGGTGGTGCTCGACACCTGCGGTACGGGGGGTGACGGGGCGCACACCTTCAACATCTCCACCGCGGTGGCCTTCGTGGCCGCCGGGGCGGGGGTGACGGTGGCCAAGCACGGCAACCGCGCGGTCTCCAGTCGTTGTGGCAGCGCGGATGTGCTCGCGGTGCTGGGTGTCTCCATGGAGCGGGCGCACGCGCAGGTGGCGCGCGACATCGACGAGCACGGGGTGGGCTTCCTCTTCGCGCCGTCGCACCACAGCGCGCTGAGGCACGTGGCGCAGGCGCGCAGGGACCTGGGCTTCCACAGCGTGTTCAACCTTCTGGGGCCGCTGACGAACCCGGCGGGGGCGCGCTACCAGTTGCTGGGGACCTTCGACCAACAGCGCGTGGAGCAGACCGCGCGCGTGCTGGGGCGCCTGGGCAGCCGTCGTGCATGGGTGGTGCACGGGCACGACGGACTGGATGAGATTTCACCGTGCGCGCCCACGGAGGTCGCGGAGCTGTGCGCGGACGGCACGGTGCGCCGCTTCACGGTGACGCCGGAGGATGCGGGCCTGTCCACGGTGGCGCGCGAGTCCATCGCGGGAGGCGACGCGGAGGAGAACGCCCGGAGGCTGCGCGCGCTGCTCGCGGGCGAGCGCGACGGCGTGCGCACGGCGGTGCTGCTCAACGCGGCGGCGGCGCTGCTCATCGTGGGGTTGGTGGACACGCTGAAGGACGGCGTGAAGCGCGCGGAACACGCCATCGACTCCGGGGCCGCCGAGCAAAAGCTGACCGCGCTCATCCAGAAGGCCGCGGCATGA